A stretch of the Bombyx mori chromosome 14, ASM3026992v2 genome encodes the following:
- the LOC134200055 gene encoding uncharacterized protein LOC134200055 gives MADDDPAMFILFVREFCPDIMTQFRAHKAKLASKSLAPFAAAATIPDSPMSPPTPAPASIASCAASSSGSDSESEMEFESAASPEPGPSDGFKTVTRGKKRARAVEPSTAPKQPKAANTSRPKVVVSPDSPRRATPSPKPAPVNKIVAPPPVILREKSAWNRGSPSRPHTKKALPDSAIGANFMATLRATATRVRGA, from the exons ATGGCGGACGATGACCCCGCCATGTTCATCCTTTTCGTCCGGGAGTTTTGCCCGGACATAATGACGCAATTTAGGGCCCATAAAGCCAAACTAGCATCAAAGTCCCTCGCACCGTTCGCCGCCGCCGCGACTATTCCTgactcgccgatgtcgccccccacccccgcgcccgcgtcgatcgcgtcATGCGCGGCAtcgagctccggctccgactccgagtcggagatGGAGTTCGAGTCGGCCGCCAGCCCGGAACCCGGACCCTCGGATGGGTTCAAAACCGTCACGCGCGGCAAAAAACGCGCCCGTGCCGTGGAACCGTCCACGGCACCAAAACAGCCCAAGGCCGCGAACACGTCGCGtcctaaagtcgtggtctcacccgactcccctcgccgcgcaactccGTCGCCGAAACCCGCGCCCGTCAATAAAatcgtcgcgcccccgcccgtaATCCTACGTGAAAAATCCGCGTGGAACCGG gggtcaccgtcgaggccccacacaaaaaaggcactcccggacagtgcCATAGGTGCCAACTTTATGGCCACTCTGCGCGCAACTGCCACGCGCGTCCgcggtgcgtaa